CCGGAGCTGCTCAACGACACCAATCCTCTCTGGGCAAAACATGCCAATGACTGTACGAAGGAAGACTATCTGGCATTCTACCGGAAAGTATTTATGGATTATAAGGAGCCTCTGTTCTGGATTCATTTGAACATGGATTATCCGTTTAATCTGAAAGGTATTTTGTATTTCCCGAAGATCAATATGGAATATGAGTCGATCGAGGGCACGATCAAGCTGTACAACAATCAGGTATTTATCGCGGACAATATTAAGGAAGTGATCCCGGAGTTTTTGCTTCTGCTCAAAGGTGTGATCGACTGTCCGGATCTGCCGCTCAATGTATCGAGAAGCGCCTTACAGAACGACGGCTTTGTGAAGAAAATTTCCGACTACATCACGAAGAAGGTGGCGGACAAGCTGTCCGGCATGTGCAAGACAGAGAAAGAAGAATACGAGAAATATTGGGACGACATCAGTCCATTCATCAAGTTTGGCTGTCTTCGGGACGACAAGTTCTGCGAGAAGATGACGGATTATATTCTGTTCAAGAATCTGGACGGTAAATATATGACGCTGCCGGAATGTCTGGAAGTAAGCAAGATTGATCCGGACGAGAGCAAGGAAAACGCTGTCGATGAGAACGGTGAAAAAGTGGAAGCGGAAGTCGTCAATGAAAACGGTGAGAAAGTGGAAACGGGAGCAGCCGATGAGAACGGCGGGAAAGTGGAAACGGGAGCAGTCGATGAGAACGGCGGGAAAGTGGAAGCGGAAGTTGTCGGCGTGAACGATGAGGAATCAGAAGCGGAAAGCAGTGAAGAGGAAAAAAAGGAGAAAGTCATATACTATGTGACCGATGAAAAGCAGCAGGGCCAGTATATCCGTATGTTCCAGGCGGCCGGTATGGACGCGGTCATCTTGAATCACAACATTGACCAGCCGTTTGTGTCCCAGCTGGAGGCGAAGAATGAAGGGATTAAATTCCAGCGGATTGATGCTGATCTGACGGATGTCTTCAAGGCCAAGACGAGCAAAAAGGCTGCCAAAGAGTTGGAAGAGCAGGCAGAGTCTGTGGGCAAGATCTTTAAAAAGGCCTTGAAGAAAGACAAGCTGAAAGTGACTGTGGAGAAGCTCAAAAATAAGAAGATTTCTTCGATGATTACGCTGTCCGAGGAGAGCAGGCGGATGCAGGATATGATGAAGATGTATGCTATGCCTGGCATGGACGCGGGGATGTTTGGCAATCAGGAAGGAGAGACGTTGATTCTCAACAGCAGTCATCCGCTCGTTCAGTATGTGCTTGAACATCAGGATGGCGACCATGTAAAGATGTTCTGCGAACAACTCTATGATCTGGCAATGCTCCAGCATGCACCGCTGGAGCCGGAAGCTATGGCCAGGTTTGTCACCCGGAGCAATGAGATTATGCTGCTGCTGACTAAATAGGAACAGAGAGCGGACACATTTTCATAATAAAGGGACTGACAGTGGGACGGGACTCGAAGGAGTCCCGTTTTGTGTTGGTAAAGTGCAAAGGATATGAAAAAAAGTGCGAATTGTACCAGACGTCTCTCATTGATACGAAAATTTGCTATAATGATCGGCAAAATACTGTACAATGAAACATGGGATGAAGGAAAAGACTTAGGAGGTACGGTTCGTGGTAAAGACAATTAAAGGCAGGCTCACGTTCAGTGTGATCGGTATTGTCGCGGTAAGTATTCTTTTGACAGTGGCGGGAAGTATCACTGCTTCGGGTGAACGTCTGATTGAAGGACAGACGCAGGCACTGCGGTTAAACGCGGAAAAATATGCGGAAGAGATCAACACATGGATTGAGAATGAAAAGATGCTTGCGTCGGGGGCAGCTGCCAGCATCGAGGCCGGAGAGAGGGTGGACACTGATTTTCTGCAATCGGTGGTGGATACCCATGCCGCAGACAGATCGGAGATTCTGAATCTGTACTGTGGAACAGAAGACAGCAGGTTCATCCAGTCAAACAAAGAGGCAGAGATACCGGAGGGATATGATCCGGTCGAGCGTGGATGGTACGGACAGGCGGTGGAAGCAGGAACGGTCATCGTGACAGATCCATATTGGGATGTGATGACGAATCAGATGTGTACGACGATTGCAGCGCCAGTCTACATACAACATGAACTGGCAGGTGTGATCGGCCTGGATGTGACGCTTGCCACAGTGACGGAGCTGACGGGAAGTATCAATTATGAACAGGGAGTATATGGGTTTCTGGCGGACAGCAGCGGTCAATATATAGCGCATAAAAATAAAGAATACGAGCCGACGGCAGACGTGGCTGTTCCGGTTACGGATATTCTGCCGCAACTGGGAGAAATGATGGAGGGAACTGACAATAGTGTCAGGAAATTGACAGACTATGATGGCAGTGAATGTTTCTTTGCCTTGTCCGAAATAACGGGAAGCGGCTGGAAGCTGGGAGTGGTCGTTCCGGCGGATCATGTGATGGCGCCTCTGACTGCCATGGTTATGGTGGCAGTCGTGATCGCGCTGGGAATTATTTTATTCGTGACGGTGTTTATGGCAGGACTGATCGGCAGAATGCTGGCGCCGATACAGATGTTAAAGCAGTTTGCCTCCGGAGATTTTTCGGAGAATCAGGTCACTGGCAGTGCGATTCCCAAAGAGTACAGAAGCGAGACACAGCAGATCAGGATCGCGACGACAGAGGTGAGACAACAGATCCGGGAGATTATTTTAAATACAAAAAGGCAGGCAGGGAATATCAGCGAGATCGCAGACAGTACATCTGCACAGATGACGACGCTAAGCCGGAATATTGCCGGCATTTCAGAACTGGTGAGCCAGGTCATGAGACAGACTGAGCGGGCGAAGGAGCTGACAGAGAGCATCAATGAGAATGGAGAAGAGCTGCAGGAGGCCGTAGAGGATGTGGCGAAAAAGGCCGGAGAAGCGGCGCGGCAGTCGTGTGAGATCATGGACCGGGCGGCCAGGCAGCATGAAACCTCCAGTCAGTCTGCCCGGGAGGCAGTGACACTGTATGAGAATACGAAGGGAGAACTGGAACAGGCGATTACTGACAGTCAGAAAGTACAGGAGATCAGTATTTTGACAGAGGAAATTCTTGCGATCAGTTCTCAGACAAATTTACTGGCGCTGAACGCTTCGATTGAGGCGGCGAGGGCCGGAGAGGCAGGAAAGGGATTTGCCGTTGTTGCGGAGGAAATCCGGCAGCTGGCAGATAATTCCAGAAAGACGGTGGACAAAATTCAGAAAGTGACAGAAGGAGTCGTACAAAATGTTGCCTTTTTGTCTGCCAGTGCGGAAAAGCTGTTGGAATTTATGAACGGAAAGGTCATGGAAGATTACAGGGGAATGACAGAGCTGGCACAGGCGTATCAGCAGGATGCGGTATTTTACAACGATATTTCCAGTGATCTTGGAGCTTCTTCCGGGGAGATGCGTGTCAGCATGACCGGAATCAACGAATCGATCAGGGCGATCACAGAACTGGTGGCGGGTATCGCACAATATATGGGGAGTATGGAGCAGTCTGCGGGGGACTCTGATAAAAACTCTCAGGCAGTGATGGGACAGATGGAAGAATTGTTCCGCCTCAGCGGGCTCTTGAAACAAACGGTAGCATCTTTTAAAATATAACAAAAGACAGGAGAAGCATGATATGTTAGGTGGCCCGGTATATATTGCATTGATTCGTTTTCTGGTCAGTCTCTTTGGGGTGATCGTGTTATATCTGCTGATGAGCGAACCACGGTTCAGCAGGATAAAGACGGTGCTTGGCTATGCCTGCTTCGTTTGCGCTGTTACTTTGCTGGGCTGTGGCTGGTATGCAGTCCACTGGGAGAGCTTTGTGAGGATGGGAGCCATTTTCATGTATTTTTGTTTTGCGGGCTTTTCTCTCTATATGTGCAAGGGGCCGATCTTCTTGCAGGTATATAAGCTGGCGTTGATCTATTATCTGATGGGCATCTTTCTGATCAGCAGCATTGAGATCGCCACGATATTTTTTAACGAGAATGTCTGGGTGGATATTGTCATGCGGATCATTCTGATTATAATAATGGTAATATTGATCGACAAAAAGATGAAAAAGGATTTTCGCGGATTTGGCAATTATGTGGAGAGCGAACTTGACCGGTTCAGCGCCGTACTTATGATCATTAGTATTCTCTGCGGGATCGGGTTTATTCTCAATCCGAACATACGCGATCACACACCGTATCGGTTATATCAGATCATTATCAATTTCTTCCTGATCGGTTCACTGCAGTTCCAGGCGTTCCGTCTGTATCTGCATATCGGCAAAGAAAAAGAATATCAGAGAGAATATCAGTTGATGCAGATGAACCATCGGCTGCTGGAGCGGAATGTGGAACTGATGGAAGAATCGGTAGAGGCGGGTAAAAGGCTTCGTCATGATGCCAGGCATCACAATGCTGTCATTGCAGAGTATGTGCGCAGAGGACAGAATGAAGAGCTGCTGCGATATTTAAAAGAATATGAACAGGAGATGGACGACAGCGCCGTAAAGACGATCTGTGCCAATATGGCTGTCAATAACGTGCTCTCGGCCTATACAAGAAGAGCCGAGAGAGAAGAGATCGAGGTTACACTGGATGTGGAGCTCGGCAAAGAGTTGGCAATACCAAATATTGATCTGGTAGCGATATTGGCCAATGCCTATGAAAATGCCATTTTTGGCTGTATGGAGGTGAAGAAGCAGGCACAGGGACGGGAGTGCTTCATTCATCTGGCGATTAAGAGAAAGCGAAATAAGCTCGTCATCTGTTGCAGCAATACTTGCAGAAGGGAGACAGCGTTTCGAAACGGGCAGCCGAAGCCGGAGTTCACAGGTGGAGTCGGTGTGCTCAGCATTACGAAGACAGCAGACAAGTTTGACGGAGAATATGATTTTAAAAATGACGATGGCGTGTTTGTGTTCCGTCTGGTCATGAATATTCCACCCGAAGAAGAGAAGGGGAAGGGAGAAAACAACCGGAACTGAGGGTCTTGCGGCCGCAAAAAAACGGTATTTTTTGATGGAACGGTCATATAATTCCTATAATTGGATCAGGGTGTCAAAGGGATGGTCTGAGCTCTGGGCCCGGACACGTATATCATCCCTGCATCTTTAATCAGGAATAGACAGAGGCGGCGAAGAGATGGCGGATGAAAAATTAGAACTTTTGCTCAATGCAGCGTTGCAGGCGACTCCGCAGGAACGGGAGAAGTCAGAAATATTGGAGATCGGATTTGATCAGCAGACAAAGATCTGGGAGGTCATCGTGAAATATCACGGTGATCTTCTTTTTTTGGAAGAGCTTTCGATCGGTGTGGAGCCTTTGCTCGCAGGCTATGCGATATTGAGCGTCCCGGAAGAAAAAATGACGTTATTGTCAGAGATTGAAGAGATAGAATATGTGGAAAAACCAAAACGCCTTTATTTTCAGGTTCTGGAAGGAAAACGGGCGTCATGTATCTTGCCGGTAACGATCAGGCCGCCCTATTTGAACGGCGGCGGGGTCCTGATTGGTATTGCCGATTCCGGCATCGATTATACGCATCCTGATTTCAGGAATGCGGATGGCAAAACGAAGATCACAGCCATCTGGGATCAGAGCCTGCAGGCGGACGAGGCGCGGGGGTGGCAGCCGCCGGATGGATTCCTGACCGGAGTCGAATTTAAGTCAGAGCAGATTGACAAGGCGCTTGCGGAGGATTCCCAGGCAGAGCGTACACGGCTTGTGCCAGTGCGCGATGTAAGCGGTCATGGAACAGCGGTCGCGGGGATCGCGGCGGGCAGCGGCCTGGGACTGCGCCCATCAGGCAGCAGCGTACAGGGGATGGCACTTCTGGAAGGTGCCGACACGGGCGTGGCGCCGCAGAGTGATCTGATCATAGTCAAACTGGGTACGCCGCGGGAAGAATCTTTTCCGAGGACGACAGAACTGATGCGGGCAGTGACTTATCTGATCAGGAAGGCGGTCGCCATGGGAAGACCGATCGCGATAAATCTCAGTTTTGGCAATACATATGGCTCTCATGACGGCACTTCTTTGCTGGAACGGTTTCTGGACAATGCGTCTGAAGTGGGAAGAAATGTGATCTGCGTGGGTAGTGGGAATGAGGGGGCTTCCAGAGGACATGTATCTGGTAATGCGCTGGAAAATACGAGGATAGAATTGTCGGTAGGGAGTTATGAAACTGCATTCAGCGTACAGATCTGGAAAAACTATGCGGATACCTTTCAGATTATGCTGATGTCTCCGGATGGCAATTCTGTGACGTTTTCCACGGACAGTACAGGTCGGGAAGGTCTGAGGCGTATTGCCATGGGCGGGACAGAGCTTCTTCTCTATGTGGGGGAACCGACGCCGTATTCAGCGCAGCAGGAGATCTACCTGGATTTTTTGCCGGCCGGCCGGTATGTGAGCAGTGGCATATGGGCGTTTACGATAACACCACTGAAGACAGTTACGGGTAATTACAGTATGTATCTGCCAAGTCAGACGACGTTGGGTTCGGATACGAGGTTTTACCGTCCGACGCCGGACACGACGCTGACGATTCCGTCCACGGCGTCTAAAGTGATCACGGTGGGTGCCTACGATACGAGGAATGACGCCTATGCCGACTTCTCCGGCCGGGGCTATCTGTTTGCGGCGAATGCACAGCAGCGCCTGGGCATCATTCAGAGTAAACCGGACCTGGTAGCGCCGGGGGTAGGAATCGTGACAGCCGCGGCAGATGGAGGCTATGTCACAGTCACCGGCACTTCCTTTGCCACGCCGTTTGTCACCGGAGCGGCGGCCCTGTTGATGGAGCATGGGATTATCAAGGGAAATGACCCCTATCTGTATGGGCAGAAGGTGAAGGCCTATCTGCAAAAAGGAGCAAGGCAACTGCCGGGATTTGCGGAATTTCCGAATGAGATGGTCGGGTATGGAGCGCTTTGTGTGGAAAGGAGTCTGCCGGGGTAGAAATGTGGGAGATTTTGGGATAAAGTGTATGTTATTTTATGGTATATAGTGTCGAATAAAGTGTTTATTATGCGTTGTATGAAATAGGTTAACATGTTATATTGATTTTAATAGTTTGATGATGTTTATTAAAAATGTTGGTGTAAGTAAATTGGGTTTAGGCTAGAATATCAATTGAAATAGAGTTATTGGAATACAAAATTTTACAATACATTGTCGGCGGATTATGATGGTTTACTAATTTGGAAAGATAGATGAAATTCTGCCACTGATGGTGGCAGAAATGGAGAGGATGTATATGAAAAATATTGTTACAACACAAGAATTTAGGAAGTTTGTTTCTGATATAATTCAAAAAATTAAAGATGCCCAGTATGAATCTTTGAAATTTGTTAATTATAATTTGATCTGTTTATATTGGGACATAGGCAGAGAAATTTGTGTGAGGCAAAATGAATATGGTTGGGGTAAAGCTATTGTTGAAGAACTATCAGCAGAATTACAGGAAGAATTTTTTGGGAAATCCGGTTTTTCTGCAAGGAATTTATGGAGAATGAGAAATTTTTACATTACATTTCAGGATAACAAAGAAGTGCCACCTCTAGTGGCAGAAATAAGTTGGACAAAAATATATCTGGTTTTAGAAAAATGCAAAAATAGCCAGGAAAGAGAATTTTATTTTAAGATGATACGAAAGTATGGTTGGACAAAAGAAATGCTGATACATAATATATCAATAAAATCTTACGAGAAATTTCTTTTAAATCAAACTAATTTTGAAGAGCAGTTGCCGGAAGAATATAGAAAGCAAGCAAAATTAGCAGTCAAAGATGAATATACATTTGATTTTATGGAATTGTCGGTGAAACATAGTGAACGTGAATTGGAACAAGAATTAATACAACATATTCAAAAATTTTTATCAGAAATGGGAGGTATGTTTGCATTTATTGGGAACCAATATAAAATAGTAGTTGGTGG
The sequence above is a segment of the Lachnospiraceae bacterium JLR.KK008 genome. Coding sequences within it:
- a CDS encoding GHKL domain-containing protein, with the protein product MLGGPVYIALIRFLVSLFGVIVLYLLMSEPRFSRIKTVLGYACFVCAVTLLGCGWYAVHWESFVRMGAIFMYFCFAGFSLYMCKGPIFLQVYKLALIYYLMGIFLISSIEIATIFFNENVWVDIVMRIILIIIMVILIDKKMKKDFRGFGNYVESELDRFSAVLMIISILCGIGFILNPNIRDHTPYRLYQIIINFFLIGSLQFQAFRLYLHIGKEKEYQREYQLMQMNHRLLERNVELMEESVEAGKRLRHDARHHNAVIAEYVRRGQNEELLRYLKEYEQEMDDSAVKTICANMAVNNVLSAYTRRAEREEIEVTLDVELGKELAIPNIDLVAILANAYENAIFGCMEVKKQAQGRECFIHLAIKRKRNKLVICCSNTCRRETAFRNGQPKPEFTGGVGVLSITKTADKFDGEYDFKNDDGVFVFRLVMNIPPEEEKGKGENNRN
- the htpG gene encoding molecular chaperone HtpG, yielding MAERQGNLSINSDNIFPIIKKWLYSDHDIFFRELISNGCDAITKLKKLDMMGEYALPDGYQAKIQVIVSPEKKTLTFIDNGLGMTDDEVDEYINQIAFSGATDFIEKYKDKTNEDQIIGHFGLGFYSAFMVADEVHIDSLSYKEGAKPVHWECDGGTQFTMEDGDMEQVGTKITLFINEDCLKFCNEYEARSVIEKYCSFMPIEIYLSKEDTKETQTINEDEKLDSDTVLETIQPEKEDDPVKLKIVKRPELLNDTNPLWAKHANDCTKEDYLAFYRKVFMDYKEPLFWIHLNMDYPFNLKGILYFPKINMEYESIEGTIKLYNNQVFIADNIKEVIPEFLLLLKGVIDCPDLPLNVSRSALQNDGFVKKISDYITKKVADKLSGMCKTEKEEYEKYWDDISPFIKFGCLRDDKFCEKMTDYILFKNLDGKYMTLPECLEVSKIDPDESKENAVDENGEKVEAEVVNENGEKVETGAADENGGKVETGAVDENGGKVEAEVVGVNDEESEAESSEEEKKEKVIYYVTDEKQQGQYIRMFQAAGMDAVILNHNIDQPFVSQLEAKNEGIKFQRIDADLTDVFKAKTSKKAAKELEEQAESVGKIFKKALKKDKLKVTVEKLKNKKISSMITLSEESRRMQDMMKMYAMPGMDAGMFGNQEGETLILNSSHPLVQYVLEHQDGDHVKMFCEQLYDLAMLQHAPLEPEAMARFVTRSNEIMLLLTK
- a CDS encoding methyl-accepting chemotaxis protein, coding for MVKTIKGRLTFSVIGIVAVSILLTVAGSITASGERLIEGQTQALRLNAEKYAEEINTWIENEKMLASGAAASIEAGERVDTDFLQSVVDTHAADRSEILNLYCGTEDSRFIQSNKEAEIPEGYDPVERGWYGQAVEAGTVIVTDPYWDVMTNQMCTTIAAPVYIQHELAGVIGLDVTLATVTELTGSINYEQGVYGFLADSSGQYIAHKNKEYEPTADVAVPVTDILPQLGEMMEGTDNSVRKLTDYDGSECFFALSEITGSGWKLGVVVPADHVMAPLTAMVMVAVVIALGIILFVTVFMAGLIGRMLAPIQMLKQFASGDFSENQVTGSAIPKEYRSETQQIRIATTEVRQQIREIILNTKRQAGNISEIADSTSAQMTTLSRNIAGISELVSQVMRQTERAKELTESINENGEELQEAVEDVAKKAGEAARQSCEIMDRAARQHETSSQSAREAVTLYENTKGELEQAITDSQKVQEISILTEEILAISSQTNLLALNASIEAARAGEAGKGFAVVAEEIRQLADNSRKTVDKIQKVTEGVVQNVAFLSASAEKLLEFMNGKVMEDYRGMTELAQAYQQDAVFYNDISSDLGASSGEMRVSMTGINESIRAITELVAGIAQYMGSMEQSAGDSDKNSQAVMGQMEELFRLSGLLKQTVASFKI
- a CDS encoding PDDEXK nuclease domain-containing protein, translating into MVAEMERMYMKNIVTTQEFRKFVSDIIQKIKDAQYESLKFVNYNLICLYWDIGREICVRQNEYGWGKAIVEELSAELQEEFFGKSGFSARNLWRMRNFYITFQDNKEVPPLVAEISWTKIYLVLEKCKNSQEREFYFKMIRKYGWTKEMLIHNISIKSYEKFLLNQTNFEEQLPEEYRKQAKLAVKDEYTFDFMELSVKHSERELEQELIQHIQKFLSEMGGMFAFIGNQYKIVVGGDEFFIDLLLYHRKLRCLVAIELKIGKFEPSDMGQLQFYLTALNEQEKLPEENESIGIIICRSKNRTVVEYALKSATVPMGVATYKISNELPINMRELLPEPEEIARRLDEIEG
- a CDS encoding S8 family peptidase; this translates as MADEKLELLLNAALQATPQEREKSEILEIGFDQQTKIWEVIVKYHGDLLFLEELSIGVEPLLAGYAILSVPEEKMTLLSEIEEIEYVEKPKRLYFQVLEGKRASCILPVTIRPPYLNGGGVLIGIADSGIDYTHPDFRNADGKTKITAIWDQSLQADEARGWQPPDGFLTGVEFKSEQIDKALAEDSQAERTRLVPVRDVSGHGTAVAGIAAGSGLGLRPSGSSVQGMALLEGADTGVAPQSDLIIVKLGTPREESFPRTTELMRAVTYLIRKAVAMGRPIAINLSFGNTYGSHDGTSLLERFLDNASEVGRNVICVGSGNEGASRGHVSGNALENTRIELSVGSYETAFSVQIWKNYADTFQIMLMSPDGNSVTFSTDSTGREGLRRIAMGGTELLLYVGEPTPYSAQQEIYLDFLPAGRYVSSGIWAFTITPLKTVTGNYSMYLPSQTTLGSDTRFYRPTPDTTLTIPSTASKVITVGAYDTRNDAYADFSGRGYLFAANAQQRLGIIQSKPDLVAPGVGIVTAAADGGYVTVTGTSFATPFVTGAAALLMEHGIIKGNDPYLYGQKVKAYLQKGARQLPGFAEFPNEMVGYGALCVERSLPG